One genomic segment of Streptomyces sp. TLI_146 includes these proteins:
- the pheS gene encoding phenylalanine--tRNA ligase subunit alpha: MSAPNKSYDPVEVEALKPEEIERMRDEALAAFAAAGDLEALAHAKTAHAGGTSPLSLANREIGALPPQAKAAAGKLVGMARGAVNKALAARQAELEAERDARVLVEEAVDVSLPYDRVPVGARHPLTTLSERIEDIFVAMGYEVAEGPQVEAEWFNFDALNIGPDHPARGEADTFFVQAADGTANSGTVLRTHTSPVQIRSLLDREPPVYVICPGRVYRTDELDATHTPVFNQVELLAVDEGLTMADLKGTLDHMVQSLFGQDMKTRLRPNFFPFTEPSAEMDMVCYVCRGESVGNPDRPCRTCSSEGWIELGGCGMVNPKVLVACGVDPEKYSGFAFGFGIERLLMFRHNVEDMRDMVEGDVRFTRPFGMEI, encoded by the coding sequence ATGTCGGCACCCAATAAGTCGTACGACCCTGTTGAGGTCGAGGCACTGAAACCGGAAGAGATCGAGCGCATGCGGGACGAGGCGCTCGCCGCCTTCGCCGCGGCCGGTGACCTCGAAGCGCTCGCACACGCGAAGACCGCGCACGCCGGTGGCACCTCGCCCCTGTCGCTCGCCAACCGCGAGATCGGCGCCCTGCCGCCGCAGGCCAAGGCCGCGGCGGGCAAGCTCGTGGGCATGGCCCGCGGCGCGGTGAACAAGGCGCTGGCCGCCCGCCAGGCCGAGCTGGAGGCCGAGCGCGACGCACGCGTGCTGGTCGAGGAGGCGGTGGACGTCTCGCTGCCGTACGACCGCGTACCGGTCGGCGCCCGCCACCCGCTGACCACGCTCTCCGAGCGCATCGAGGACATCTTCGTGGCCATGGGCTACGAGGTCGCCGAGGGCCCGCAGGTCGAGGCCGAGTGGTTCAACTTCGACGCGCTCAACATCGGCCCGGACCACCCGGCCCGCGGCGAGGCGGACACCTTCTTCGTCCAGGCCGCCGACGGCACGGCGAACTCCGGCACGGTGCTGCGCACGCACACCTCCCCGGTGCAGATCCGCTCGCTGCTCGACCGCGAGCCGCCGGTCTATGTGATCTGCCCCGGCCGGGTCTACCGCACGGACGAGCTGGACGCCACGCACACCCCGGTCTTCAACCAGGTCGAGCTGCTCGCCGTGGACGAGGGCCTGACCATGGCGGACCTCAAGGGCACCCTGGACCACATGGTCCAGTCGCTCTTCGGCCAGGACATGAAGACCCGGCTGCGGCCGAACTTCTTCCCGTTCACCGAGCCGTCCGCCGAGATGGACATGGTCTGCTACGTGTGCCGTGGCGAGTCCGTCGGCAACCCCGACCGCCCCTGCCGCACCTGCTCCAGCGAGGGCTGGATCGAGCTCGGCGGCTGCGGCATGGTCAACCCCAAGGTGCTCGTCGCCTGCGGCGTCGACCCTGAGAAGTACAGCGGATTCGCCTTCGGCTTCGGCATCGAACGCCTGCTGATGTTCCGCCACAACGTCGAAGACATGCGAGACATGGTCGAGGGTGACGTCCGGTTCACCCGGCCGTTCGGGATGGAGATCTGA
- a CDS encoding ATP-binding protein: MAVGVRTIGDNALVRASGGPGALGIDPEDLPDGLVVADEKGRVICFNAAAARITAVSKRDALGVELERALPLEDLKGRRWWQLTDPYGGLAIRVGQPERNLLLPGGREVLVSARYVREHPMGPVRRVVVSLRSTEARRRTERSHAELIATVAHELRSPLTSVKGFTATLLAKWERFTDDQKRLMLETVDADANRVTRLIAELLDISRIDSGRLEVRRQPVDIAAAVGRHIQAHVASGQAPDRFLVRIQRPLPDLWADPDKIDQVLGNLLENAVRHGEGTVTIEVAPAPVRIDEHDEKGTAVTVSDEGPGIPEESMGRVFTRFWRGSKRGGTGLGLYIVKGIVEAHGGTITVGRGSGGGAEFRFILPVGAPAYLQ, encoded by the coding sequence ATGGCTGTCGGCGTGAGGACCATCGGTGACAATGCCCTGGTGCGCGCTTCCGGTGGCCCGGGCGCCCTGGGGATAGACCCCGAGGACCTGCCCGACGGTCTCGTCGTCGCCGACGAGAAGGGCCGGGTCATCTGCTTCAACGCGGCCGCCGCCCGGATCACCGCCGTCTCCAAGCGCGACGCGCTCGGCGTGGAGCTGGAGCGCGCCCTGCCGCTGGAGGACCTCAAGGGCCGCCGCTGGTGGCAGCTGACCGACCCGTACGGCGGCCTCGCCATCCGTGTCGGCCAGCCCGAGCGCAATCTGCTGCTGCCGGGCGGGCGCGAGGTACTGGTCTCCGCGCGGTACGTGCGCGAGCACCCCATGGGCCCGGTGCGCCGGGTCGTGGTGAGCCTGCGCTCGACCGAGGCCCGGCGGCGCACCGAGCGCAGCCACGCCGAGCTGATCGCCACCGTCGCCCATGAGCTGCGCTCGCCGCTGACCTCGGTCAAGGGCTTCACCGCCACGCTGCTCGCCAAGTGGGAGCGGTTCACCGACGACCAGAAGCGGCTGATGCTGGAGACCGTCGACGCCGACGCCAACCGCGTCACCCGGCTGATCGCCGAGCTGCTCGACATCTCGCGGATCGACTCCGGCCGTCTGGAGGTGCGCCGCCAGCCGGTGGACATAGCGGCCGCCGTCGGCCGCCACATCCAGGCCCATGTCGCCTCCGGGCAGGCCCCCGACCGCTTCCTCGTCCGCATCCAGCGCCCGCTGCCCGATCTGTGGGCGGATCCGGACAAGATCGACCAGGTCCTGGGCAACCTGCTGGAAAACGCGGTGCGCCACGGCGAGGGAACCGTCACCATCGAGGTGGCACCCGCGCCCGTCCGCATCGACGAGCACGACGAGAAGGGAACGGCCGTCACCGTGAGCGACGAAGGCCCCGGCATCCCCGAGGAGTCGATGGGCCGTGTCTTCACCCGCTTCTGGCGGGGCAGCAAACGCGGCGGCACCGGCCTCGGCCTCTACATCGTCAAGGGCATCGTGGAGGCGCACGGCGGCACCATCACCGTGGGCCGCGGCTCCGGCGGCGGCGCCGAGTTCCGATTTATCCTGCCCGTCGGCGCCCCGGCCTACCTCCAGTAA
- a CDS encoding RNA methyltransferase, protein MPTPELISPRSPRVAAAKRLARRNFRGKERRFIAEGPQAVREAVEHRVGGEGTLVELFTTVEAAERYADIVAAARDAGARVHYADDEVLAEVSQTVTPQGLVGVCRFLDSPFEEILKARPKLVAVLAHVRDPGNAGTVLRCADAAGADAVVLTDASVDLYNPKSVRASVGSLFHLPVAVGVPVEQAVQGLRDAGVRILAADGAGEDDLDDELDAGTMGGPTAWIFGNEAWGLPEETRALADAVVRVPIHGKAESLNLATAAAVCLYASARAQRTRTPR, encoded by the coding sequence ATGCCCACCCCCGAGCTGATCTCCCCCCGCTCCCCCCGCGTCGCCGCCGCCAAGCGGCTCGCGCGGCGCAACTTCCGGGGGAAGGAGCGGCGGTTCATCGCCGAGGGGCCGCAGGCCGTGCGGGAGGCCGTGGAGCACCGGGTCGGCGGGGAGGGCACGCTCGTCGAGCTGTTCACCACCGTCGAGGCCGCGGAGCGGTACGCGGACATCGTGGCCGCCGCCCGCGACGCCGGGGCCCGGGTGCACTACGCGGACGACGAGGTGCTCGCCGAGGTCTCGCAGACCGTCACCCCGCAGGGGCTCGTCGGGGTCTGCCGGTTCCTGGACTCGCCGTTCGAGGAGATCCTCAAGGCGCGGCCCAAGCTGGTCGCCGTGCTCGCGCACGTCCGCGACCCCGGCAACGCCGGCACCGTACTGCGCTGCGCGGACGCCGCCGGCGCCGACGCGGTCGTCCTGACCGACGCCTCCGTCGACCTGTACAACCCCAAGTCCGTGCGCGCCTCGGTCGGTTCGCTCTTCCATCTGCCGGTCGCCGTCGGCGTACCCGTCGAGCAGGCCGTGCAGGGGCTGCGGGACGCCGGGGTACGCATCCTCGCCGCCGACGGGGCGGGCGAGGACGACCTCGACGACGAGCTCGACGCGGGCACCATGGGCGGCCCCACCGCCTGGATCTTCGGCAACGAGGCCTGGGGCCTGCCGGAGGAGACCCGGGCGCTCGCGGACGCCGTGGTGCGCGTCCCTATCCACGGCAAGGCCGAGAGCCTCAACCTGGCGACCGCCGCCGCGGTGTGCCTGTACGCCTCGGCGCGGGCCCAGCGCACCCGTACTCCTCGCTGA
- the rplT gene encoding 50S ribosomal protein L20 encodes MARVKRAVNAHKKRRAILEAASGYRGQRSRLYRKAKEQVTHSLVYNYNDRKKRKGDFRQLWIQRINAAARQNGMTYNRLIQGLKAANIEVDRKILAELAVNDANAFAALVEVAQKALPSDVNAPKAA; translated from the coding sequence GTGGCACGCGTCAAGCGGGCAGTCAACGCCCACAAGAAGCGCCGGGCGATCCTCGAGGCGGCCTCCGGCTACCGCGGTCAGCGTTCGCGCCTGTACCGCAAGGCCAAGGAGCAGGTTACCCACTCGCTGGTCTACAACTACAACGACCGCAAGAAGCGCAAGGGCGACTTCCGTCAGCTGTGGATCCAGCGCATCAACGCCGCTGCCCGCCAGAACGGCATGACGTACAACCGCCTCATCCAGGGTCTGAAGGCCGCCAACATCGAGGTGGACCGCAAGATCCTGGCCGAGCTCGCGGTCAACGACGCCAACGCGTTCGCCGCGCTCGTCGAGGTCGCGCAGAAGGCGCTGCCGAGCGACGTCAACGCCCCGAAGGCCGCGTAA
- the rpmI gene encoding 50S ribosomal protein L35 gives MPKNKSHSGASKRFKITGSGKVLRERAGKRHLLEHKSSKLTRRLTGNAEMAPGDAKKIKKLLGK, from the coding sequence ATGCCGAAGAACAAGTCGCACAGCGGTGCCAGCAAGCGCTTCAAGATCACCGGCTCCGGCAAGGTGCTCCGTGAGCGTGCCGGCAAGCGCCACCTGCTCGAGCACAAGTCGTCCAAGCTGACGCGTCGCCTCACCGGCAACGCCGAGATGGCCCCGGGCGACGCCAAGAAGATCAAGAAGCTTCTCGGCAAGTGA
- the infC gene encoding translation initiation factor IF-3, translated as MWCYRGGSISAEPRINDRIRVPEVRLVGPSGEQVGIVPLAKALELAQEYDLDLVEVAANARPPVCKLMDYGKFKYESAMKAREARKNQAHTVIKEMKLRPKIDPHDYDTKKGHVVRFLKQGDKVKITIMFRGREQSRPELGYRLLQRLASDVEDLGFVESSPKQDGRNMIMVLGPHKKKTEAMAEAREAQAARKAERQGQPVADEDGSVEEPVVEASAEEPAEA; from the coding sequence GTGTGGTGCTACCGAGGAGGATCCATCAGCGCCGAGCCCCGCATCAACGACCGGATTCGCGTTCCCGAAGTGCGACTTGTCGGTCCCAGCGGCGAGCAGGTCGGGATTGTTCCGCTTGCCAAGGCCCTGGAGCTCGCACAGGAGTACGACCTGGACCTGGTCGAGGTCGCGGCGAACGCCCGTCCGCCCGTGTGCAAGCTCATGGACTACGGGAAGTTCAAGTACGAGTCGGCCATGAAGGCCCGTGAGGCGCGCAAGAACCAGGCGCACACGGTCATCAAGGAGATGAAGCTCCGGCCGAAGATCGACCCGCACGACTATGACACCAAGAAGGGTCACGTCGTCCGGTTCCTCAAGCAGGGCGACAAGGTCAAGATCACGATCATGTTCCGTGGTCGTGAGCAGTCCCGGCCGGAGCTCGGCTACCGACTGCTCCAGCGTCTCGCTTCGGATGTGGAGGACCTCGGCTTCGTCGAGTCCAGCCCGAAGCAGGACGGCCGGAACATGATCATGGTCCTCGGTCCGCACAAGAAGAAGACCGAGGCAATGGCCGAAGCCCGCGAGGCGCAGGCCGCCCGCAAGGCGGAGCGCCAGGGTCAGCCCGTCGCCGACGAGGACGGTTCCGTCGAGGAGCCCGTCGTCGAGGCGTCGGCCGAGGAACCTGCCGAGGCCTGA
- a CDS encoding DUF1844 domain-containing protein, translated as MSETSPQSSGTTDFDTMTRDIAEVPAVEVIVTVAVNLMSAAAVKLGLTEEGDEHKDLDEARKLVHALAGLLDASTTEISSFHAAPLRDGLKSLQLAFREASIVPDEPGQGPGEKYTGPVYG; from the coding sequence ATGAGTGAGACCTCCCCCCAGTCCTCCGGGACCACCGACTTCGACACCATGACCCGCGACATCGCGGAGGTCCCGGCCGTCGAGGTGATCGTCACGGTCGCCGTGAACCTGATGAGCGCCGCCGCGGTGAAGCTCGGACTGACGGAGGAGGGCGACGAGCACAAGGACCTGGACGAGGCCCGCAAGCTCGTGCACGCGCTGGCCGGTCTGCTCGACGCCAGCACCACCGAGATCAGCTCGTTCCACGCCGCCCCGCTGCGCGACGGCCTGAAGTCGCTCCAGCTCGCCTTCCGCGAGGCGTCGATCGTCCCGGACGAGCCGGGCCAGGGCCCGGGCGAGAAGTACACGGGCCCGGTGTACGGCTAG
- a CDS encoding SseB family protein, which yields MALKNIPDPGFSDDDGTADPELTAALAAWAEDRGSGAAQSRVLAALKGARLLVPVVAVLGEVETDENGLRREKTSDMAVPTLTAGDRKALPAFTSLASLALWDPEARPVAVPLQQALQAAAHERADTVVLDLAGPVAYELKGGALLALAEGRTSADPLDDPAVIEAVRTAVAAEPAVLRAHLGPGSADGTLALVLAEGTVAADAARRVVELLAADEVLRARLVQGLDLALLPAAAPQPNEPLFTR from the coding sequence GTGGCGCTCAAGAACATCCCGGACCCCGGTTTCTCCGACGACGACGGCACCGCCGACCCCGAACTCACGGCGGCGCTCGCCGCCTGGGCCGAGGACCGGGGGAGCGGCGCGGCCCAGTCGCGCGTCCTGGCCGCGCTCAAGGGCGCCCGGCTGCTCGTCCCCGTCGTCGCCGTGCTCGGGGAGGTGGAGACCGATGAGAACGGGCTGCGCCGCGAGAAGACCAGCGACATGGCGGTGCCCACGCTCACCGCGGGCGACCGCAAGGCGCTGCCCGCCTTCACCTCGCTCGCCTCGCTCGCGCTGTGGGACCCCGAGGCCCGGCCCGTCGCCGTACCGCTGCAGCAGGCGCTCCAGGCCGCCGCGCACGAGCGCGCCGACACGGTCGTCCTCGATCTGGCGGGGCCCGTCGCGTACGAACTGAAGGGCGGCGCGCTGCTCGCCCTCGCCGAGGGGCGCACCAGCGCCGACCCGCTCGACGACCCGGCGGTCATCGAGGCCGTGCGCACGGCGGTCGCCGCCGAGCCGGCCGTCCTGCGCGCCCACCTCGGCCCCGGCAGCGCCGACGGCACCCTCGCCCTGGTCCTCGCCGAGGGTACGGTGGCGGCCGACGCCGCGCGCCGGGTCGTCGAGCTGCTCGCCGCCGACGAGGTGCTGCGCGCCCGGCTCGTCCAGGGCCTCGACCTGGCCCTGCTCCCGGCCGCGGCCCCGCAGCCCAACGAGCCCCTGTTCACGCGCTGA
- a CDS encoding serine hydrolase has protein sequence MDPNAVVSAAVAPVAERAGGSLSLGVYDLVGGGEAVYGGAGRTYDSASVVKVDILAALLLRAQDEGRGLTGQERAYAADMIERSDNDAATALWQVIGGPAGLDGANARLGLTETAGAAAWGLTQTTARDRLALLRAVFGADSALDARARGYVGALMGRTVLGQDWGVSAAGTGWALKNGWLPRSTTGLWVVNSIGRVTTADGHGWLVAVLSDGHTSLEAGVSAVEEAARAAVRAVGAGW, from the coding sequence ATGGATCCGAACGCGGTGGTGTCGGCGGCCGTGGCCCCGGTGGCCGAGCGGGCCGGGGGTTCGCTGTCGCTGGGGGTGTACGACCTGGTCGGCGGCGGGGAAGCGGTGTACGGGGGCGCGGGGCGTACGTACGACTCGGCGAGCGTCGTCAAGGTGGACATCCTCGCGGCCCTGCTGCTGCGGGCCCAGGACGAGGGCCGCGGGCTGACCGGGCAGGAGCGGGCGTACGCGGCCGACATGATCGAGCGCAGCGACAACGACGCGGCGACCGCGCTGTGGCAGGTGATCGGCGGCCCGGCCGGGCTCGACGGGGCCAACGCGCGGCTCGGCCTGACGGAAACGGCGGGCGCGGCGGCGTGGGGGCTGACGCAGACCACGGCCCGGGACCGGCTGGCGCTGCTGAGGGCGGTGTTCGGGGCGGATTCGGCGCTGGACGCGCGGGCGCGGGGCTATGTGGGGGCGCTGATGGGCCGTACGGTCCTGGGCCAGGACTGGGGCGTGTCGGCGGCGGGCACCGGCTGGGCCCTGAAGAACGGCTGGCTGCCGCGCAGCACGACGGGGCTGTGGGTGGTGAACAGCATCGGCCGCGTCACGACGGCCGACGGCCACGGCTGGCTGGTGGCGGTCCTGTCGGACGGGCACACGTCGCTGGAGGCGGGGGTGTCGGCGGTGGAGGAGGCGGCCCGGGCGGCGGTGCGGGCGGTGGGGGCCGGGTGGTGA
- the mycP gene encoding type VII secretion-associated serine protease mycosin encodes MTSPRRTPRRAAALAAAASFALLLPAAPAHADVIRDRQWELAAMHTQQAWRTTKGKGITVAVLDTGVDATHPDLAGQVLTGKDLVGFGAGRGSRDWARHGTAMAGIIAGHGHGPGRGDGVLGIAPEARILPVRVILESTDPARKKARESRGGALAEGIRWAADQGADVINLSLGDDSASAHPEPSEDAAIQYALARGAVVVASAGNGGEQGDHVSYPAAYPGVIAVAAVDRYGTHAAFSTRRWYATVSAPGVDVVIADPDRKYYEGWGTSAASAFVSGAVALVRAAHPGLSPAQIKTLLADTARNAPKGGRDDARGYGSVDPAAALAEGARLKPDVRTNTATGHAGTYFGAGPDKEKDDDHRGDWLAALAAVAGALLLTASLTLWRGSRTAEHAGA; translated from the coding sequence ATGACCTCGCCCCGCCGTACGCCCCGGCGTGCCGCCGCCCTCGCCGCCGCGGCCTCCTTCGCGCTCCTCCTGCCCGCCGCCCCCGCGCACGCGGACGTCATCCGGGACCGCCAGTGGGAGCTCGCCGCCATGCACACGCAGCAGGCGTGGCGGACGACCAAGGGCAAGGGCATCACCGTCGCCGTGCTCGACACCGGGGTCGACGCCACCCACCCCGACCTCGCCGGACAGGTCCTCACCGGCAAGGACCTCGTCGGCTTCGGGGCCGGCCGGGGCAGCCGCGACTGGGCCCGGCACGGCACCGCCATGGCCGGGATCATCGCGGGCCACGGACACGGGCCGGGCCGGGGGGACGGCGTCCTCGGCATCGCCCCCGAGGCCAGGATCCTGCCGGTCCGGGTGATCCTCGAATCCACCGACCCGGCGCGCAAGAAGGCCCGCGAGTCACGCGGCGGCGCACTCGCCGAGGGCATCCGCTGGGCCGCCGACCAAGGCGCCGACGTCATCAACCTCTCCCTCGGCGACGACAGCGCCTCCGCGCACCCCGAGCCGTCCGAGGACGCCGCCATCCAGTACGCCCTCGCCCGGGGCGCCGTCGTCGTCGCCTCCGCGGGCAACGGCGGCGAACAGGGCGACCACGTCTCCTACCCCGCCGCCTACCCGGGCGTCATCGCCGTCGCCGCCGTCGACCGCTACGGCACGCACGCCGCCTTCTCCACCCGCCGCTGGTACGCCACCGTCTCCGCGCCCGGTGTGGACGTGGTGATAGCGGACCCGGACCGCAAGTACTACGAAGGCTGGGGCACCAGCGCCGCCTCCGCCTTCGTCTCCGGCGCCGTCGCCCTCGTCCGCGCGGCCCACCCCGGCCTCTCCCCGGCCCAGATCAAGACCCTGCTCGCGGACACCGCCCGCAACGCGCCCAAGGGCGGGCGCGACGACGCGCGCGGCTACGGCAGCGTCGACCCGGCCGCCGCGCTGGCCGAGGGCGCCCGCCTCAAGCCCGACGTACGGACGAACACGGCGACCGGCCACGCCGGCACGTACTTCGGCGCGGGCCCCGACAAGGAGAAGGACGACGACCACCGCGGCGACTGGCTCGCCGCGCTCGCGGCCGTCGCGGGCGCCCTGCTGCTCACCGCGTCCCTGACCCTGTGGCGCGGCAGCCGCACGGCCGAACACGCGGGCGCCTGA
- a CDS encoding amino acid deaminase/aldolase, giving the protein MTPRAADRARYDRATAHLDAPLALVDLEAFDANADDLVRRAQGKPIRVASKSVRCRALLERVLARDGFAGIMSFTLAESVWLARAGFEDVLLAYPSADRARFAELAADPKLAAAITVMVDDPAQLDLIDRARDRDDLPVRICLELDTSLQLFGGRVRVGARRSPLREPAQLAELARAVARRPGFRLVGLMAYEGHVAGVGDDIAGRPVRSRAIRLMQTAARRELAARRAEVVRAVRAVAPDLEFVNGGGTGSVQHTAAEDAVTEIAAGSGLYVPRLFDNYTSFTGRPAALFAQPVVRRPGVGVVTVLGGGYPASGAAGVDRLPVPYLPEGLRYDPQEGAGEVQTPLLGTAADDLLIGDKVWFRHAKAGELCERFDELQLVEGDRVTATVPTYRGEGRTFL; this is encoded by the coding sequence ATGACTCCCCGCGCCGCAGACCGGGCCCGGTACGACCGGGCCACCGCCCATCTCGACGCCCCGCTCGCGCTCGTGGACCTGGAGGCGTTCGACGCCAACGCCGACGACCTGGTCCGGCGCGCGCAGGGCAAGCCGATCCGGGTCGCCAGCAAGTCCGTGCGCTGCCGGGCCCTGCTCGAACGGGTGCTGGCCAGGGACGGGTTCGCCGGGATCATGTCGTTCACGCTGGCGGAGTCGGTCTGGCTGGCCCGGGCCGGGTTCGAGGACGTCCTCCTCGCCTATCCGTCCGCCGACCGGGCCCGCTTCGCGGAGCTCGCCGCCGATCCCAAGCTGGCGGCCGCCATCACGGTGATGGTCGACGACCCGGCCCAGCTCGACCTCATCGACCGGGCCCGGGACCGGGACGACCTTCCCGTACGGATCTGTCTGGAACTGGACACCTCGCTCCAGCTGTTCGGCGGGCGCGTGCGGGTCGGTGCCCGCCGCTCCCCGCTGCGCGAGCCCGCGCAACTGGCCGAGCTCGCCCGTGCCGTCGCGCGGCGTCCGGGCTTCCGCCTGGTCGGGCTGATGGCGTACGAGGGTCACGTCGCCGGGGTGGGGGACGACATCGCGGGGCGGCCGGTGCGCTCGCGCGCGATCCGGCTGATGCAGACCGCCGCGCGCAGGGAGCTCGCGGCCCGCCGGGCCGAGGTGGTGCGGGCGGTCCGGGCCGTCGCGCCCGACCTGGAGTTCGTCAACGGCGGCGGGACCGGCAGCGTCCAGCACACCGCGGCCGAGGACGCCGTCACGGAGATCGCCGCCGGGTCAGGGCTCTATGTGCCGCGGCTCTTCGACAACTACACGTCGTTCACCGGGCGCCCCGCCGCGCTCTTCGCCCAGCCCGTGGTGCGCCGCCCGGGCGTGGGCGTCGTCACCGTGCTCGGCGGCGGCTACCCCGCGTCCGGGGCGGCGGGCGTGGACCGGCTGCCCGTCCCGTACCTCCCCGAGGGGCTGCGCTACGACCCGCAGGAGGGCGCCGGGGAGGTGCAGACTCCGCTGCTCGGCACGGCCGCCGACGATCTGCTGATCGGGGACAAGGTGTGGTTCCGGCACGCCAAGGCCGGTGAACTGTGCGAGCGGTTCGACGAGTTGCAGCTGGTGGAGGGCGACCGCGTCACCGCGACCGTCCCCACGTACCGGGGCGAGGGGCGCACGTTCCTCTGA
- a CDS encoding DUF2510 domain-containing protein: MSMTTPPGWYPDPGTPVLERWWDGTAWTGHTRAAGQPAVPPSPPTVPLGPVAPRPRPRGRGPVVAVAAAAAVLVTALVAGVIVLNGDDGEAKADAAPGSATATPTASRAQSTAPAPPPSAGDDPNLLVDQLNGITLPVLPGWEKAESRIDGLPTMQTKETYDCPGDSGAFCHHAWVNTRTPSRTDLRTAEALAKHDIADAADAAFGDDAVGRRRYGGIVSHREVKSGAVVVAGRTGYLVRWSVRTGAGPGGQVQSLAFPSSVGSESMVLIRFAFDAGRGAPPLTVLDRITSGIRALGGQESGGVGSSLAPPAP, encoded by the coding sequence ATGAGCATGACGACACCGCCCGGCTGGTACCCGGATCCGGGCACGCCCGTGCTGGAGCGCTGGTGGGACGGCACCGCCTGGACCGGGCACACCAGGGCCGCCGGTCAGCCGGCGGTGCCGCCGTCGCCGCCGACCGTTCCCCTGGGGCCCGTCGCGCCGCGGCCCCGGCCGCGCGGCCGGGGCCCGGTGGTCGCCGTGGCCGCTGCCGCCGCGGTGCTCGTCACGGCACTGGTGGCCGGGGTCATCGTCCTGAACGGGGACGACGGGGAGGCGAAGGCCGACGCGGCACCCGGCTCCGCGACGGCCACGCCGACCGCCTCGCGGGCGCAGAGCACGGCCCCCGCGCCGCCGCCCTCGGCCGGCGACGACCCGAACCTCCTGGTCGATCAGCTCAACGGCATCACCCTGCCGGTCCTGCCGGGCTGGGAGAAGGCCGAGTCCAGGATCGACGGCCTGCCCACCATGCAGACCAAGGAGACCTACGACTGCCCGGGCGACTCGGGCGCGTTCTGCCACCACGCCTGGGTCAACACCCGTACGCCGAGCCGCACCGACCTCAGGACCGCCGAGGCACTGGCCAAGCACGACATCGCGGACGCGGCCGACGCCGCGTTCGGGGACGACGCCGTCGGCCGGCGGCGGTACGGCGGGATCGTCTCGCACCGCGAGGTGAAGTCCGGGGCCGTGGTGGTCGCCGGGCGCACCGGATACCTGGTGCGCTGGAGCGTGAGGACGGGGGCGGGGCCCGGCGGTCAGGTGCAGTCGCTGGCCTTCCCGTCGAGCGTCGGCAGCGAGTCGATGGTCCTCATCCGCTTCGCCTTCGACGCGGGGAGAGGCGCCCCGCCGCTCACCGTCCTCGACCGTATCACCTCGGGGATCCGGGCCCTCGGCGGCCAGGAGAGCGGCGGGGTCGGCAGCAGCCTGGCGCCACCGGCCCCGTGA